In Pseudomonadales bacterium, a single window of DNA contains:
- a CDS encoding molybdopterin-dependent oxidoreductase, with protein MQPIHATRRDFLRSAAIGTLALTLDLKSLRSLMADDRLPEQARAYAGYRDVYRRKWRWDRIGIGTHSCTNCASGGCSWDLYVRDGIVWREEQAAPYTQTNASVPDANPRGCQKGALASVLYRSPARIRYPLKRVGKRGENRWKRISWDEALDEIAAQLVDTLSTRGGVGAYCENGNNSDFGPSWIAMVRFFNQLGIPITENFASTGDLMTGGTVTLGAPVPGGSSDDWFRSDYFVNWFGNPITTRMPDAHFITEMRYRGGRYVSITPDYNASAIHADLWIGPRPGTDAALALAACRIILDENLHDLPYIIEQTDLPLLIREDTRQFLRESDVIGGGRRECFAWWDARRQEIVWSTSSAGFDKDRRTLKLAPEDRVDIDPHNAHVQLLSGEDVRLRSAFSLLRDTLDAYDTDSASRITGVHPDVIRRFAREFATARSAKIYIGAAAGKILHGELVQRATILLCALTGNNGRIGGGWEVMTFWELDGKILSAFHDFPSDLIAGDMNSIYPALIDIGSRQAESPAFISGSLMMLMNGGTRDAQLKPEYNDPTLPRTPEAFLEDALASNELHNVPGAELANPDVIFNMFGNPFRHRRMGERLGRTLFAKARLVVDITLRMDDTARHSDILLPTAGPYEKLGFKYSVAYPPYLHLADKAVEPLGEAKSDWEILSLLMQRVETEARRRSVAKVKTYRGVEYDLGQAYWRFSDKGRIGPREDERIMRLILALSPATRGITLEDLRANRGVMRYTGVSRMGRMWCGTSDYRPDEPLVPYQDYVTRKVPWPTSTGRQQFYIDHPFYIEIGETLPVHKQPPKAGGDYPLVMTCGHTRWSVHTLWRDVDILLQLQRGEPVIFVNPDDANHRGLIDHDYAAVHNDLGEFIARVKLTPGIQPGQVHIYHAWLASQHVGGHASDAITPSPARVTNFVGRHGHLVNEVGWLDLSGNDRDTRVDLRKYTS; from the coding sequence ATGCAACCGATCCATGCGACTCGCCGGGATTTTCTGCGCAGCGCAGCCATCGGTACGCTCGCGCTCACGCTGGACCTGAAAAGCCTTCGCTCGCTCATGGCGGATGATCGTCTGCCAGAGCAAGCGCGGGCATATGCCGGTTATCGCGACGTCTACCGCCGCAAGTGGCGATGGGATCGCATCGGCATAGGCACGCATTCGTGCACGAACTGCGCAAGCGGCGGCTGCTCGTGGGACCTGTATGTGCGCGACGGCATCGTCTGGCGGGAAGAACAGGCGGCTCCGTATACACAGACCAACGCGAGCGTCCCCGACGCCAATCCGCGTGGTTGCCAGAAAGGCGCGCTGGCCAGTGTGCTGTACCGCAGCCCGGCACGGATTCGCTATCCCCTGAAGCGCGTGGGGAAGCGTGGTGAGAATCGCTGGAAACGCATCAGCTGGGACGAAGCGCTTGACGAGATTGCAGCGCAACTGGTCGACACGCTCTCGACGCGCGGCGGCGTCGGGGCGTACTGCGAGAACGGCAACAACAGCGACTTCGGCCCGAGCTGGATCGCGATGGTGCGCTTCTTCAACCAGCTCGGCATACCGATCACCGAAAACTTTGCCAGCACCGGCGACCTGATGACCGGCGGGACGGTCACGCTCGGCGCCCCTGTACCAGGCGGCTCCTCGGATGACTGGTTCCGCAGCGACTACTTCGTGAACTGGTTCGGCAACCCGATCACGACCCGGATGCCTGATGCACACTTCATCACCGAAATGCGCTACCGCGGCGGCAGGTACGTATCGATCACACCGGACTACAACGCGAGTGCGATCCATGCCGACCTGTGGATAGGACCGCGTCCGGGCACCGATGCGGCGCTCGCGCTGGCGGCCTGCAGGATCATTCTCGACGAGAATCTGCACGATCTGCCCTACATCATTGAGCAGACCGACCTGCCGCTGCTGATCCGTGAAGACACCCGACAGTTCCTGCGCGAATCCGACGTGATCGGGGGTGGCCGGCGCGAGTGCTTCGCATGGTGGGATGCCCGGAGGCAGGAAATCGTCTGGTCGACGAGCTCGGCAGGGTTCGACAAGGATCGACGCACGCTGAAGCTGGCACCCGAGGACCGGGTCGACATCGACCCCCATAATGCGCATGTGCAACTGCTGTCGGGAGAGGATGTGCGGCTGCGCAGTGCATTTTCGCTGCTGCGCGACACACTCGATGCCTACGACACCGATAGCGCCTCGAGAATTACCGGCGTACACCCGGACGTGATCCGGCGCTTTGCACGCGAGTTCGCCACCGCAAGGTCGGCGAAAATCTATATTGGTGCGGCTGCCGGCAAGATCCTGCACGGCGAGCTGGTGCAGCGTGCGACGATCCTGCTGTGCGCACTGACCGGCAATAACGGCCGTATCGGTGGCGGCTGGGAAGTCATGACGTTCTGGGAACTCGACGGCAAGATCCTTTCTGCCTTCCACGACTTCCCCAGCGATCTGATCGCGGGCGACATGAACAGCATCTACCCGGCTCTGATCGACATCGGTTCCCGCCAGGCAGAAAGCCCTGCGTTCATCTCGGGATCGCTGATGATGCTGATGAACGGCGGCACACGCGACGCACAACTCAAGCCCGAGTACAACGACCCGACACTGCCTCGCACCCCGGAGGCGTTCCTCGAAGACGCGCTTGCAAGCAACGAATTGCATAACGTGCCGGGCGCGGAACTCGCCAATCCGGACGTGATCTTCAACATGTTCGGCAACCCGTTCCGGCATCGCCGCATGGGCGAGCGACTTGGCAGGACACTGTTCGCGAAAGCCAGGCTGGTCGTCGATATCACGCTGCGAATGGACGACACCGCACGCCACTCCGACATCCTGCTGCCTACGGCCGGACCGTACGAAAAGCTCGGATTCAAGTACTCGGTCGCGTATCCACCATACCTGCACCTCGCCGACAAGGCTGTCGAGCCGCTTGGCGAGGCGAAGTCGGACTGGGAGATCCTGTCGCTGCTGATGCAGCGCGTCGAGACCGAAGCAAGGCGCCGCAGCGTAGCAAAGGTGAAGACCTACCGCGGCGTCGAGTACGACCTCGGTCAGGCGTACTGGCGCTTCAGCGACAAGGGACGCATCGGTCCGCGCGAGGATGAAAGGATCATGCGCCTGATTCTCGCTCTGTCACCAGCCACGCGAGGCATCACGCTGGAGGATCTGCGCGCGAACAGGGGCGTCATGCGCTACACCGGCGTGAGCCGGATGGGCAGGATGTGGTGCGGCACCAGCGATTACCGTCCCGACGAACCGCTGGTTCCGTACCAGGACTACGTCACCAGGAAGGTACCGTGGCCGACCAGCACCGGTCGCCAGCAGTTCTACATCGACCATCCTTTCTATATCGAAATCGGCGAGACGCTTCCGGTGCACAAGCAACCGCCGAAAGCCGGCGGTGACTATCCGCTGGTCATGACCTGTGGTCATACGCGCTGGAGCGTGCACACGCTATGGCGTGACGTCGATATCCTGCTGCAGTTGCAGCGAGGCGAGCCGGTGATTTTCGTAAACCCTGACGATGCAAACCATCGCGGTCTCATCGATCATGACTATGCCGCCGTGCATAACGACCTCGGCGAGTTCATCGCACGGGTGAAACTCACGCCCGGGATACAACCGGGGCAGGTCCACATCTACCACGCCTGGCTCGCCAGCCAGCATGTGGGCGGCCACGCCAGCGATGCGATCACGCCAAGCCCGGCACGAGTGACGAATTTCGTCGGGCGACATGGCCATCTGGTCAACGAGGTCGGCTGGCTCGATCTCAGCGGCAACGATCGCGACACGCGTGTCGATTTGCGTAAATATACGTCCTGA